Proteins from one Staphylococcus saprophyticus subsp. saprophyticus ATCC 15305 = NCTC 7292 genomic window:
- a CDS encoding DUF1798 family protein, which yields MQQLLMQLLNDVLKMVEKYETVKSTGEDYDFYVEVVPFTNDIDQQLKKLVTYEQQVTQLQYMNKQKFDLLISNIESLSVECHFKRTSRKLFNEKVKAVQYDLSYIQRNEQFL from the coding sequence ATGCAACAACTATTAATGCAATTATTAAATGATGTTTTGAAAATGGTAGAAAAATACGAGACTGTCAAATCAACTGGCGAAGATTACGATTTTTATGTTGAGGTTGTACCATTCACAAATGATATTGATCAACAACTTAAAAAGCTAGTTACATATGAGCAACAAGTAACTCAATTACAATATATGAATAAACAAAAATTCGATTTACTTATTTCAAATATTGAATCTTTATCTGTTGAATGTCACTTTAAACGTACGAGCAGAAAATTATTTAATGAAAAAGTAAAGGCTGTTCAATATGATTTAAGCTACATACAAAGAAATGAGCAATTTTTATGA
- a CDS encoding DUF1273 domain-containing protein, with protein sequence MIKTVYVTGYKSFELNIFKDDAPEVSYLKKFIEHKLKQLIEEGLEWVLIQGQMGIELWTAEVVLALKATYPDLKLGIITPFYGHIDRWNEQNQAKYNHIAHHADFVDSVFHSSYEGPHQFKQTDQFMLAHSDTTLLIYDEEQEASPKFFKQMLVDFMEKTNYTCDIVTFDELTEFINDLQWSQEQSFE encoded by the coding sequence ATGATTAAAACTGTATATGTTACTGGATATAAGTCGTTTGAACTTAATATTTTTAAAGATGATGCACCTGAAGTTTCCTATTTAAAAAAATTTATTGAACATAAATTAAAACAGTTGATTGAAGAAGGATTAGAATGGGTATTGATACAAGGACAGATGGGTATAGAGCTATGGACAGCAGAGGTCGTGTTAGCGTTGAAAGCAACCTATCCAGATTTAAAATTAGGAATTATCACACCGTTTTATGGTCATATTGATAGATGGAACGAACAAAATCAAGCAAAATATAATCATATTGCGCATCATGCTGATTTTGTTGATAGCGTATTCCATTCTTCATATGAAGGGCCTCATCAATTTAAACAAACCGATCAATTTATGTTAGCACATTCTGATACAACGCTTTTGATTTATGATGAGGAACAAGAAGCTAGTCCAAAGTTCTTTAAGCAGATGTTAGTTGATTTTATGGAAAAAACAAATTATACTTGTGATATTGTGACGTTCGATGAGTTAACTGAATTCATCAACGACTTGCAGTGGTCTCAAGAGCAAAGTTTCGAATGA
- the gpsB gene encoding cell division regulator GpsB — translation MSEVSLKLSAKDIYEKDFEKTMTRGYRREEVDAFLDDIIADYQKMADLDNEVVKLSEENNKLKKELEELRLRVATSRPQENKNFSSNNNVTTKNNSSNNNVDILKRISNLEKAVFGK, via the coding sequence ATGTCAGAAGTTTCATTAAAATTATCAGCAAAAGATATTTATGAAAAAGATTTTGAAAAAACTATGACGCGTGGTTATAGAAGGGAAGAAGTAGATGCTTTCTTAGACGACATCATAGCTGATTATCAAAAAATGGCAGATTTAGATAATGAAGTAGTTAAACTTTCAGAAGAAAACAACAAATTAAAAAAAGAACTTGAAGAGTTAAGATTACGTGTAGCAACATCGAGACCACAAGAAAATAAAAACTTCTCTTCAAACAACAATGTTACAACTAAGAATAATAGTAGTAACAACAATGTTGATATATTAAAAAGAATATCCAACCTAGAAAAAGCTGTTTTCGGTAAATAA
- a CDS encoding THUMP domain-containing class I SAM-dependent RNA methyltransferase, translating into MYQLLAVCPMGLEAVVAKEIQELGYDTTVENGRIFFEGDETAIVKCNLWLRTADRIKIVVGQFKATTFDELFEKTKALPWETLIEQDGNFPVQGRSVKSTLFSVPDCQAIVKKAIVERLRRAYQASGWLNETGAKYPIEVAILKDNALLTIDTSGSGLNKRGYRLAQGEAPIKETLAASLIRLANWTGDTPLVDPFCGSGTIAIEACLIAQNIAPGFNRDFVSENWDIMPDRLYDEMRDEADQQANYDRKLEIYASDIDPEMIEIARRNAEEVGLADIIQFSVKDVNTLTIDEDKPMALIGNPPYGERIGDRDKVEEMYRYIGELMQQHSQLSTYILTSSTEFEFLVNKKATKRRKLFNGYIECTYYQYWGDKKPRS; encoded by the coding sequence ATGTATCAATTACTAGCAGTATGCCCAATGGGATTAGAAGCAGTTGTAGCTAAGGAAATTCAGGAATTAGGTTACGACACAACTGTTGAAAATGGTAGAATCTTTTTTGAAGGCGACGAAACTGCCATTGTTAAATGTAATTTATGGTTACGCACAGCAGATAGAATCAAAATTGTTGTTGGCCAATTTAAAGCCACAACCTTTGATGAATTATTTGAAAAAACAAAGGCACTACCTTGGGAAACGCTCATTGAACAAGATGGTAATTTCCCAGTACAAGGTCGAAGTGTTAAATCTACATTATTTAGTGTACCTGATTGCCAAGCCATCGTGAAAAAAGCAATCGTTGAGCGTTTGAGACGTGCATATCAAGCAAGTGGCTGGTTAAATGAAACGGGCGCTAAATATCCAATTGAAGTAGCCATTTTAAAAGATAATGCACTTTTAACTATAGATACTTCTGGTTCAGGTTTAAATAAACGTGGTTATCGTTTAGCGCAAGGTGAAGCTCCTATCAAAGAAACACTTGCTGCTAGCCTTATCCGTTTAGCGAACTGGACAGGTGACACACCTTTAGTGGATCCATTTTGTGGTTCTGGTACGATAGCAATTGAAGCATGTTTAATCGCTCAAAATATTGCGCCTGGATTTAACCGTGATTTCGTTTCTGAGAATTGGGATATTATGCCAGATCGTTTATATGATGAAATGAGAGATGAAGCTGATCAACAAGCGAATTATGACCGTAAATTAGAAATTTATGCATCTGATATCGATCCTGAAATGATAGAAATAGCACGAAGAAATGCAGAAGAAGTTGGATTAGCCGACATCATTCAGTTTAGTGTTAAAGATGTTAATACACTTACCATTGATGAAGATAAACCTATGGCTTTAATAGGCAATCCACCTTATGGTGAACGTATCGGGGATAGAGATAAAGTAGAAGAAATGTACCGCTACATCGGAGAACTTATGCAACAACATTCGCAACTATCTACATATATTCTTACAAGTAGTACAGAATTCGAATTTTTAGTAAATAAAAAAGCGACTAAACGTAGAAAACTATTTAATGGTTATATTGAATGTACATATTACCAATATTGGGGAGACAAAAAGCCTCGTTCTTAG